The Calditerrivibrio nitroreducens DSM 19672 genome window below encodes:
- the ilvB gene encoding biosynthetic-type acetolactate synthase large subunit, producing MSKTGAEILVECLKKHKVDLIFGYPGGVLLHIYDRLFDSDILHVLPRHEQGGIHAADGYARSTGKVGVCFGTSGPGATNLVTGIATAYLDSVPLVVFTGQVSTHLIGGDAFQEADIVGITRPIVKHSYLVKDVDDLAPTIAEAFYLAKTGRPGPVLVDLPKDVIAAKSKNLCSTDIKLVGYNPTYEGHPMQIKKMLKMLENAKAPVVLIGGGVKWSNAHEELKKFVETLNLPVVSSLMGIGAFPNPHKNWVGWAGMHGNYASNMALTEADFILAIGTRFSDRTTGRLDAYAPKAKKAQIDIDPTSIDKNVKVDTPIVGDCKTVLNQILNYIKDFNWDKCKNDREDWLKKIEYWDNERPFSYKFSDKIIKPQFVVEKIYEVTNGDAIITTEVGQNQMWAAQFYKFKDPRQFITSGGLGTMGYGFPAAIGAKLGNPNREVFDIAGDGSFLMNMQELCTAVQYRVGVKVAILNNKFLGMIRQWQHLFYNKRYSYSCLECQPDFVKLADAYGCVGFQVANPSDVEPVLRESLKIKDKPVLFDFLVDREENVYPMVPAGAALNEMIYGEK from the coding sequence ATGAGCAAAACAGGTGCAGAAATTTTAGTGGAATGTTTGAAAAAACACAAGGTAGATCTTATATTCGGATATCCAGGTGGTGTATTGTTACACATTTACGATAGACTTTTTGATTCTGACATACTTCACGTCCTGCCAAGACATGAACAGGGGGGGATACATGCCGCCGACGGCTATGCAAGGTCCACAGGCAAAGTAGGTGTATGTTTTGGTACCAGCGGCCCTGGAGCCACAAACCTCGTCACCGGAATCGCCACAGCATATCTTGATTCTGTACCTTTAGTTGTTTTTACAGGGCAGGTTTCCACACATCTTATAGGTGGCGATGCTTTCCAAGAGGCTGATATCGTAGGTATCACAAGGCCAATAGTAAAGCACAGCTATCTGGTAAAAGATGTGGATGATTTAGCCCCCACAATAGCAGAAGCCTTTTATCTGGCAAAAACCGGTAGACCTGGTCCAGTGTTGGTAGATCTACCAAAAGATGTAATCGCTGCAAAATCAAAGAACTTATGCTCTACTGATATAAAGCTCGTCGGATACAACCCAACATACGAAGGGCATCCAATGCAGATAAAAAAGATGCTTAAAATGCTGGAAAATGCAAAAGCACCCGTTGTTTTAATAGGTGGCGGTGTGAAATGGAGCAATGCCCACGAAGAGCTTAAAAAATTTGTAGAGACGTTAAATCTCCCCGTCGTATCCTCCTTAATGGGTATAGGAGCGTTCCCAAATCCTCATAAAAATTGGGTTGGATGGGCTGGAATGCACGGAAATTATGCATCCAATATGGCGCTAACCGAGGCAGATTTTATACTTGCCATAGGCACAAGGTTTTCTGATAGGACAACAGGTAGACTTGACGCATACGCCCCAAAAGCGAAAAAAGCCCAGATTGATATAGATCCCACTTCAATAGACAAAAATGTCAAAGTGGATACACCAATAGTCGGTGACTGTAAGACGGTACTCAACCAGATTTTAAACTACATAAAAGACTTCAACTGGGATAAATGTAAAAATGATAGGGAAGATTGGTTGAAAAAGATAGAGTATTGGGACAATGAGAGACCTTTCTCATATAAATTCTCTGATAAAATAATCAAACCTCAGTTTGTGGTGGAAAAGATCTATGAGGTAACTAATGGTGATGCCATAATAACCACAGAAGTTGGACAAAATCAGATGTGGGCGGCGCAATTTTACAAATTTAAAGATCCAAGACAATTTATAACCTCGGGTGGGCTTGGAACCATGGGTTACGGTTTCCCTGCCGCAATCGGTGCAAAGCTTGGAAATCCTAATAGAGAAGTTTTTGACATTGCCGGTGATGGTAGCTTTTTGATGAATATGCAGGAGCTCTGTACAGCTGTTCAATACAGAGTTGGAGTAAAAGTAGCTATTCTAAACAATAAATTTTTGGGGATGATAAGGCAGTGGCAGCATCTCTTTTACAACAAAAGGTATTCCTATTCCTGCCTTGAGTGTCAACCAGATTTTGTAAAACTTGCGGATGCATACGGTTGTGTTGGTTTTCAGGTGGCAAATCCATCAGATGTGGAACCAGTTTTAAGGGAATCTTTAAAGATTAAAGATAAACCAGTACTTTTTGATTTCCTTGTTGATAGGGAGGAAAATGTTTATCCTATGGTTCCGGCTGGTGCAGCTCTTAACGAAATGATATATGGGGAGAAGTAA
- a CDS encoding heavy metal translocating P-type ATPase, with the protein MTKNNDNQVECSHCLLKFNRNTAIVEEIEGEKLYFCCPGCQSVFHIIKEGGFDSFYKKRRDYKPGPVSVAKVAEDSFLDDVTDFDDYSEIEFLATNIRCAACIWLIENYLSKLDGVLYVRVNYATHRVKVRWKKDIIPLETILNGIANLGYIPVPVSLISSSDFYTRQKKDYFYRFAVGAFFSMQLMIYSVALYAGYFQGMEDSLKNMFRFIAMILATPVVFYSGLPFAINTFNSLKSRVVNMDTLVFLGSYSAYFYSVYALFSGSEIYFDTSAMIITLILLGRYIETEAKIVANKEISLLFNLQPKQAKIFTSFDVDKYIKGLITPTIVKSSAIKEGDIIEVLPGENIPVDGEVIYGESDVDQSMLTGESIPVFKKIGSTVTAGTMNLNGTIIIKATVNSKDTSLNKIAEAIRAAQETKFYFQRLADRITVFFVPFVITVAFGTFLYWIHEGSNFKDAFMVSVSILVIACPCAMGLATPLAILISTSTAFKSGILIKEGTILENAIKVRSVFFDKTGTITEGVPSIVNIKQYNGDVDILKLAASLERYSRHVIAKSIVNSYTDELLPVSDVKEIPGYGICGVVNGIDRIVVGNLSLMKDYGFDIDTKILEDFESFSRNGWTNIIVAHKDRIIGIISLFDSVRGSFRDIYDFLLKNNIEISVLTGDIYETTSVVLKDFEKIKIYSSLTPLQKAEIIKSNYDKYPMMLGDGINDAPSLKQAFIGIAMGKGTDIALETADAVFINSDISLLKRFFLIARKTRRVIMENLFWAFSYNFVTIPLAVMGKIHPVVSAILMSISSLFVVFNSLRIKILSQKR; encoded by the coding sequence ATGACGAAAAATAATGACAATCAGGTGGAGTGCAGCCATTGTTTACTAAAATTTAATAGAAACACCGCAATAGTGGAGGAGATCGAGGGGGAAAAACTTTATTTTTGTTGCCCCGGTTGTCAGAGTGTTTTTCACATAATTAAAGAGGGTGGATTTGACAGCTTCTACAAGAAAAGAAGAGATTATAAACCTGGCCCAGTCTCTGTGGCCAAGGTGGCTGAAGATTCTTTTTTGGATGATGTGACAGATTTTGATGATTATTCCGAAATAGAGTTTCTTGCCACAAATATCAGATGTGCCGCCTGTATCTGGCTGATCGAAAATTACCTTTCAAAGCTGGATGGGGTTTTGTATGTGAGGGTAAACTACGCCACCCATAGAGTAAAGGTTCGATGGAAAAAGGATATTATTCCACTCGAAACTATCTTAAACGGCATAGCCAATCTTGGATATATACCTGTGCCTGTATCTTTGATTTCATCGTCAGATTTCTATACTCGGCAAAAGAAGGATTATTTTTATAGATTTGCGGTGGGAGCATTTTTTTCGATGCAGCTTATGATCTATTCAGTTGCCCTTTATGCCGGGTATTTTCAGGGGATGGAAGATAGCCTTAAAAATATGTTTAGATTTATTGCCATGATCTTAGCTACACCTGTTGTCTTTTATTCCGGCTTACCCTTTGCAATTAATACATTTAACTCTTTGAAGTCAAGAGTTGTAAATATGGATACTTTAGTTTTTCTGGGTTCCTACTCAGCTTACTTTTACAGTGTCTACGCACTTTTTTCCGGAAGTGAGATATATTTTGATACTTCTGCAATGATCATTACCCTTATACTTTTGGGCAGATATATCGAAACAGAGGCAAAGATAGTCGCTAATAAGGAGATTTCGCTACTTTTTAATCTTCAGCCCAAGCAGGCTAAAATTTTTACATCTTTTGATGTGGATAAATACATAAAAGGTTTAATAACTCCAACGATTGTAAAATCTTCAGCCATAAAAGAAGGGGATATAATTGAAGTGCTTCCGGGGGAAAATATCCCGGTGGATGGAGAGGTTATATATGGTGAGTCGGATGTGGATCAGTCGATGTTGACCGGGGAAAGCATTCCTGTATTTAAAAAAATAGGATCTACAGTCACTGCGGGGACCATGAATCTAAATGGTACGATAATTATAAAAGCCACAGTAAATAGCAAAGATACCAGCTTGAATAAGATTGCTGAGGCGATAAGGGCTGCTCAGGAAACCAAATTTTACTTTCAGAGATTGGCAGATAGGATCACAGTATTTTTCGTTCCATTTGTTATTACCGTTGCATTTGGGACTTTTTTATACTGGATACATGAAGGTTCAAATTTCAAAGATGCTTTTATGGTTTCTGTTTCAATATTGGTGATTGCCTGCCCATGTGCTATGGGGCTTGCCACACCTCTTGCAATTTTGATTTCCACCTCCACAGCCTTTAAATCCGGTATCTTGATAAAAGAGGGGACAATCTTAGAAAATGCCATAAAAGTGCGATCCGTATTTTTCGATAAAACAGGTACCATTACCGAAGGGGTTCCCTCTATTGTTAATATAAAACAGTACAATGGAGACGTTGATATATTAAAGCTTGCGGCTTCGTTAGAAAGGTACTCCAGGCATGTGATAGCTAAAAGTATTGTAAATAGCTACACTGATGAGCTATTGCCAGTATCGGATGTAAAAGAGATTCCGGGGTATGGTATTTGTGGAGTTGTAAACGGCATCGATAGGATAGTGGTGGGGAATCTTTCATTGATGAAGGATTATGGTTTTGATATAGATACAAAAATTTTGGAGGATTTTGAGAGCTTTTCCAGAAATGGGTGGACAAATATAATAGTTGCACATAAAGATAGGATCATAGGTATAATATCATTATTTGATAGTGTAAGAGGTTCGTTTAGAGATATTTATGATTTTCTTTTGAAGAATAATATAGAGATATCCGTTCTCACCGGTGATATCTATGAGACTACCTCTGTCGTCCTTAAAGATTTTGAGAAGATAAAGATATATAGCTCCCTTACCCCCCTCCAGAAGGCTGAAATAATTAAAAGTAATTATGATAAATATCCTATGATGCTGGGGGATGGGATCAACGATGCCCCTTCCTTAAAACAGGCATTTATCGGTATTGCTATGGGTAAAGGTACCGATATAGCTCTGGAGACTGCTGATGCTGTCTTTATTAATAGTGACATATCTTTATTAAAGAGATTTTTTCTGATTGCAAGAAAAACCAGAAGGGTAATAATGGAAAATCTTTTCTGGGCATTTTCTTACAATTTTGTGACCATCCCTCTGGCGGTGATGGGTAAAATACACCCCGTAGTATCAGCCATTCTCATGAGTATTAGCTCACTTTTTGTGGTGTTTAATTCGCTGAGAATTAAAATTTTATCCCAGAAACGATAA
- the alaS gene encoding alanine--tRNA ligase, producing the protein MSGKDIREKFLKYFEKHGHKIVDSSSLVPQNDPTLLFTNAGMNQFKDLFLGLEKREYTRATTCQKVVRAGGKHNDLENVGRTARHHTFFEMLGNFSFGDYFKKEAIEYAWEFLTKELGLPEEKLFVSIYYDDEEAFEIWNKVIGIPAEKILRRGEKDNFWSMGDTGPCGPCSEIHIDQGPEAGCRKPDCNPDCDCDRHLELWNLVFMQYDRSADGKLTPLPKPSIDTGMGLERITAVCQGKLSNYDTDLIKPIIEFTAKLAGKNYGNNEKDDVSLRVIADHSRSTTFLIADGVIPSNEGRGYVLRRIMRRAMRHGKMLGFDGTFFYKVCEFVVDFMGDHYIELKDKKDYISKMVAFEEKRFSRTLDLGLKLIDELLEKNKDRKEISGSEIFKLYDTYGFPIDLLQDIAEDNGYKLDLMGFDKEMALQQERAKKHWVGSGEEKIAEVYKKLSHLKTEFQGYDNHSLSSKILALIENGEEKQEVQEGKEVDILLEQTPFYPEGGGQQGDTGTIYSREAIAEVKDTKKYGNLIVHKAIVKKGTLKVGENVTAEIDSVKRIATERNHTSTHLLHKALQMVLGDHVRQAGSLVNDEKLRFDFSHFEAISKDDIIEIERIVNSIIIKNLSVTKTLMPIEEAVKSGAMALFGEKYDRIVRVVEVSDFSKELCGGCHVRNTGEIGFFRIIGEMSVAAGVRRIEAVTGMKAFDEYVKMKNILDDIMLTIKVSQDQIVSRVKDLLEENKAIKKDLDDQKSRELMKMMEDLDRYTYDINGVKLISIKISYPDINKVRELADNIKDKIKSGIVLIAAINNDKLTILCGITRDLTDRFSADKIVKEITKITGGGGGGRSDFAQAGGKDISKLDEALTKIKSFLGA; encoded by the coding sequence ATTTCTGGAAAAGATATTAGAGAAAAATTCTTAAAATACTTTGAAAAACATGGGCATAAAATAGTCGACTCATCATCATTAGTACCACAGAATGATCCAACACTACTTTTTACCAATGCAGGAATGAATCAATTTAAAGATCTCTTTTTGGGGCTTGAAAAAAGGGAATACACCAGAGCCACCACATGTCAGAAGGTTGTAAGAGCAGGTGGAAAGCACAACGATCTTGAAAACGTGGGAAGAACCGCCAGGCATCACACCTTTTTTGAAATGCTTGGTAACTTTTCATTTGGGGACTATTTCAAAAAAGAGGCCATAGAATATGCGTGGGAATTTTTAACCAAAGAGCTTGGTTTACCAGAAGAAAAGTTATTTGTATCAATATACTATGATGACGAAGAAGCCTTTGAAATATGGAATAAAGTAATCGGCATTCCAGCGGAAAAGATTCTTAGAAGAGGCGAAAAGGATAATTTCTGGTCTATGGGGGATACCGGCCCCTGTGGCCCCTGCTCAGAAATACACATAGATCAGGGTCCAGAAGCCGGTTGCAGAAAGCCAGATTGTAATCCCGATTGCGATTGTGATAGACATCTGGAGCTATGGAATCTCGTATTTATGCAGTATGATAGATCCGCCGATGGTAAACTAACCCCACTACCTAAACCAAGTATAGATACTGGTATGGGTTTAGAGAGGATAACGGCAGTTTGTCAGGGGAAATTGAGTAACTATGACACCGATTTAATTAAACCTATCATAGAGTTTACAGCAAAGCTTGCGGGGAAAAATTACGGAAACAACGAAAAAGATGATGTGAGCCTCAGGGTAATAGCCGATCACAGTAGATCCACCACATTTCTTATTGCCGACGGCGTTATCCCTTCGAATGAAGGTAGGGGTTATGTACTTAGAAGGATAATGAGACGGGCAATGAGACATGGAAAAATGCTCGGTTTTGATGGGACATTTTTTTACAAAGTTTGTGAATTTGTTGTGGATTTCATGGGGGATCACTACATAGAGTTAAAAGATAAAAAAGATTACATCTCAAAAATGGTGGCTTTTGAAGAGAAGAGATTTTCCCGTACCCTTGATTTAGGCTTAAAACTGATCGACGAACTACTGGAAAAAAATAAAGATAGAAAAGAGATTTCTGGATCCGAAATCTTTAAATTGTATGATACATATGGATTCCCCATAGACTTATTACAGGATATTGCCGAAGACAATGGCTACAAGCTGGATCTTATGGGATTTGACAAAGAAATGGCTCTTCAGCAGGAGCGGGCTAAAAAACATTGGGTTGGCAGTGGTGAAGAAAAGATAGCTGAAGTTTACAAAAAACTCTCCCATCTCAAAACTGAATTTCAAGGGTATGACAATCATTCGTTATCAAGTAAAATATTGGCATTGATCGAAAATGGTGAAGAGAAGCAGGAAGTTCAGGAAGGTAAAGAGGTGGACATACTTCTTGAACAAACCCCATTTTATCCGGAAGGTGGAGGTCAACAGGGTGACACTGGTACAATATACAGTAGAGAAGCAATTGCCGAAGTGAAAGATACAAAAAAGTATGGAAATCTTATCGTACACAAAGCTATTGTGAAAAAAGGTACCCTAAAAGTTGGTGAAAATGTCACCGCAGAAATCGATTCGGTAAAACGGATCGCCACAGAAAGAAACCATACCTCAACACACCTGCTCCACAAAGCACTACAAATGGTATTAGGGGATCATGTAAGACAGGCTGGCTCTCTGGTGAATGATGAAAAATTGAGATTCGATTTCAGCCATTTTGAGGCAATATCAAAAGATGACATAATTGAAATAGAGAGGATAGTAAATAGTATAATAATAAAAAATCTCAGCGTGACAAAAACATTAATGCCAATCGAAGAAGCAGTAAAATCAGGAGCCATGGCACTATTTGGTGAAAAATATGACAGGATTGTGAGGGTTGTGGAGGTATCAGACTTCTCAAAAGAGCTTTGTGGTGGCTGCCATGTGAGGAATACCGGTGAAATAGGATTTTTTAGAATTATAGGTGAGATGAGTGTTGCTGCTGGAGTAAGAAGGATCGAAGCTGTCACCGGTATGAAAGCATTTGATGAATATGTAAAAATGAAAAACATCTTAGATGATATCATGTTAACCATAAAGGTATCACAGGATCAGATTGTTTCAAGAGTAAAAGATCTTCTTGAAGAGAATAAAGCGATTAAAAAAGATCTTGACGATCAAAAATCCAGAGAGCTGATGAAGATGATGGAAGATCTTGACAGATATACTTATGATATAAATGGGGTGAAATTAATCAGCATTAAGATAAGCTATCCAGATATAAATAAAGTGAGGGAACTTGCTGATAACATAAAAGACAAGATCAAATCTGGTATCGTTTTGATAGCAGCAATAAACAATGATAAACTCACGATCCTATGTGGTATCACAAGAGATCTCACCGATAGATTTTCTGCAGATAAAATTGTAAAAGAGATTACTAAAATTACCGGTGGCGGTGGCGGTGGAAGATCAGATTTTGCCCAGGCAGGGGGGAAAGATATTTCAAAATTAGACGAAGCTTTAACAAAGATTAAATCGTTCTTAGGAGCATAA
- a CDS encoding HNH endonuclease — protein sequence MDFYFLTTVSEDEIKKEKQKARELKKKQWWNTLVSRGVCYYCGKKVPPGELTMDHIVPLSRGGKSTKGNIVPACKECNNKKKYLLPIEWEEYLQKLKKD from the coding sequence ATGGACTTCTATTTTTTAACAACAGTTTCCGAAGATGAGATAAAAAAAGAGAAACAAAAGGCAAGAGAGCTGAAAAAGAAACAGTGGTGGAATACCCTTGTTTCCAGAGGTGTGTGCTATTATTGTGGGAAAAAGGTACCACCTGGAGAACTTACAATGGATCATATAGTCCCCCTCTCAAGGGGTGGTAAATCCACAAAAGGGAACATAGTTCCAGCCTGTAAAGAGTGTAACAACAAAAAAAAGTACCTATTACCAATAGAATGGGAAGAATATTTGCAAAAGCTAAAAAAAGATTAG
- a CDS encoding sulfite exporter TauE/SafE family protein, giving the protein MYELIGFFSLGFFGGFGHCIFMCNPFVLYVASRFAPNNPGYINYLIPQIKYNSGRILTYTFLGFLFGSISNISELFSGIINFQKLLSISAGIFLILYATFDIWGFKIISKLENNYLTHIIRDLISKFKFSSPFLTGVVLGFLPCGLLYGALIGVSSLNNAIKSAVSMSLFGLGSSISLIVIAVFGNILLKYRKIFRIISFLIMSGMGIFFIVSGIKF; this is encoded by the coding sequence ATGTATGAACTTATCGGTTTCTTCTCTTTGGGGTTCTTTGGGGGTTTTGGGCATTGCATTTTTATGTGTAATCCTTTTGTGCTTTATGTGGCAAGCAGGTTTGCCCCCAATAATCCCGGCTATATAAATTATTTAATCCCCCAAATAAAATACAATTCTGGTAGAATACTCACCTACACTTTTTTGGGATTTCTTTTTGGGTCCATAAGCAACATTTCGGAGCTTTTTTCAGGAATAATAAACTTTCAAAAATTATTGTCCATATCAGCCGGTATCTTTCTAATATTATATGCAACATTTGATATCTGGGGTTTTAAGATTATATCAAAACTGGAAAACAATTATTTGACACATATAATAAGGGACTTAATATCAAAATTCAAATTCAGCTCACCTTTTCTGACTGGGGTTGTTTTGGGATTTCTCCCCTGCGGTTTACTATATGGCGCCCTTATTGGTGTATCATCGTTGAATAATGCAATTAAATCTGCCGTATCTATGTCCCTCTTCGGTTTAGGGAGTTCAATTTCGCTTATCGTAATTGCAGTTTTTGGTAATATTCTATTGAAATATCGCAAGATATTTAGAATAATAAGTTTTTTAATAATGTCAGGGATGGGGATCTTTTTTATCGTTTCTGGGATAAAATTTTAA
- the ilvN gene encoding acetolactate synthase small subunit: protein MRHIISVLVENKFGVLARIAGLFSGRGYNIESLSVNATENEDISIMTIVTRGDDHIIEQIIKQLRKLVNTIKVRDVTQVDHIERELALLKVHATQRTRPDILSIIETFRGKVVDITKESLVVEITGDQNKLNAIINVLEPYGIIEIIKSGTIAIARGNKSTTDFTKQDIKSQEE, encoded by the coding sequence ATGAGACATATTATTTCCGTTTTGGTAGAAAATAAGTTTGGAGTTTTGGCAAGGATCGCAGGTCTTTTCAGTGGTAGAGGTTACAACATTGAAAGTCTTTCTGTAAATGCCACAGAAAACGAAGATATTTCCATTATGACCATTGTCACCAGAGGGGATGATCATATCATCGAGCAGATTATCAAACAGTTAAGAAAGCTCGTAAATACGATAAAAGTAAGAGATGTGACACAGGTGGATCACATAGAACGGGAACTGGCCCTTCTGAAAGTTCATGCCACCCAGAGAACCAGACCAGATATTTTGAGTATAATAGAGACATTTAGAGGAAAAGTGGTTGATATAACTAAAGAATCTCTTGTCGTAGAGATAACTGGAGATCAGAATAAACTTAATGCCATTATAAATGTTTTGGAGCCATATGGTATAATAGAGATAATAAAAAGTGGGACAATTGCCATCGCAAGGGGCAATAAATCCACCACAGATTTTACAAAACAGGACATAAAAAGTCAGGAGGAATAG
- the ilvC gene encoding ketol-acid reductoisomerase, translated as MKVYYEKDANLELIKKKKVAIVGYGSQGYGHSNNLKDSGVDVAVALRKGGDSWKKAESSGLKVMEISEATKWADLIMILVPDEIQGDLYREQIAPYIKEGTYLAFAHGFNIHFGQIVPPKNVNVIMIAPKGPGHLVRAEYTKGGGVPCLIAVHQDYSGDSREVALSYAAAIGGARAGVLETNFKEETETDLFGEQAVLCGGLTQLIKYGFETLVEAGYAPEMAYFECMHEVKLIVDLLYEGGISNMRYSISNTAQYGDLTRGPVVIDPQVKDNMREVLRQIQSGEFAKEWMLENKAGRPVFNALTRADENHPIEQVGSKLRSMMSWLGKGKIVDKDKN; from the coding sequence ATGAAAGTATACTACGAAAAGGATGCAAATTTAGAATTGATTAAAAAGAAAAAGGTGGCCATAGTTGGTTACGGAAGTCAGGGTTATGGACATTCTAATAACCTCAAAGATAGTGGTGTTGACGTTGCCGTTGCCCTAAGAAAGGGTGGTGATTCCTGGAAAAAAGCGGAAAGCTCCGGGCTTAAAGTTATGGAGATATCAGAGGCCACAAAATGGGCAGACCTCATCATGATACTCGTTCCTGATGAGATACAGGGGGATCTTTACAGAGAGCAGATTGCCCCTTATATAAAAGAGGGGACATATCTTGCATTTGCCCACGGTTTCAACATCCATTTTGGACAGATAGTGCCTCCTAAAAACGTAAACGTTATAATGATTGCACCTAAAGGGCCAGGGCATCTTGTAAGAGCAGAATATACAAAGGGTGGCGGAGTACCATGCCTCATCGCTGTGCATCAAGACTATTCCGGTGATTCAAGAGAGGTGGCTTTGTCATACGCAGCTGCCATTGGTGGAGCCAGAGCAGGTGTGCTTGAAACAAACTTCAAAGAGGAAACAGAAACAGATCTTTTCGGTGAGCAGGCGGTTTTATGTGGTGGTTTGACACAGCTTATTAAATATGGTTTTGAAACATTGGTGGAGGCTGGCTACGCTCCAGAAATGGCTTATTTTGAATGTATGCATGAGGTAAAACTGATAGTGGATCTTCTCTATGAAGGTGGTATCTCCAACATGAGATATTCCATAAGCAACACAGCCCAATATGGTGACCTCACAAGGGGGCCTGTGGTAATAGATCCCCAGGTTAAAGACAACATGAGGGAAGTTTTAAGACAGATACAATCAGGAGAATTTGCAAAAGAATGGATGCTGGAAAATAAAGCTGGCAGACCAGTATTTAATGCCCTCACCAGGGCTGATGAAAACCATCCCATCGAGCAGGTGGGATCTAAACTTAGAAGTATGATGAGCTGGCTTGGAAAAGGAAAGATAGTGGATAAGGATAAAAATTAA
- the pckA gene encoding phosphoenolpyruvate carboxykinase (ATP) → MEKTEHSGLELHGFKNLKRIHWNLSTPELYEEIIKRQEGLLAHLGPIVVRTGHHTGRSPNDKFIVEDGFYSADVNWSKDNKKISKEHFEKLYSRIQAYLQTKEVFVQEVYAGAEPEYRLKVRVITETAWHSLFARNMFIRELNWDRLKDFEPDFTVINLPRFHAIPEQDGTNSETFIIINFEKKVVLIGGTSYAGEIKKSIFTVMNYLLPKKGVLSMHCSANVGKKGDVALFFGLSGTGKTTLSTDPERALVGDDEHGWSDNSIFNIEGGCYAKVIKLSKESEPDIYECTRKFGTILENVAIDVITRRIDLNDDSLTENTRASYPITHLPNIISNGIAGIPSNIIFLTYDAFGVLPPVAKLDKNQAMYHFISGYTARVAGTEKGVKEPKAVFSACFGAPFMVHHPSFYAKILGEKISKHNVNCWLVNTGLTGGPYGVGKRFSIEYTRRIIKAILDNELDNIQFNEDKVFGFYIPSMIPELPAEILNPRNSWSDKEKYDEILNKLAISFTDNFKQYSDKVDAEILKGGPRVS, encoded by the coding sequence ATGGAAAAAACAGAGCATAGCGGTCTTGAATTGCATGGGTTTAAAAACTTAAAAAGGATCCACTGGAATCTCTCTACGCCAGAGCTTTACGAAGAGATAATTAAAAGGCAGGAAGGTTTGTTGGCCCATCTTGGACCTATTGTTGTCAGAACTGGGCATCATACCGGAAGATCACCAAATGATAAGTTTATCGTGGAGGATGGGTTTTATAGTGCTGATGTGAACTGGTCTAAGGATAACAAAAAGATTTCAAAGGAACATTTTGAGAAACTGTATTCACGGATTCAAGCATATTTGCAAACAAAAGAGGTTTTTGTGCAGGAGGTTTATGCGGGTGCGGAACCTGAATATAGGTTGAAAGTAAGGGTGATAACAGAGACGGCCTGGCATAGCCTTTTTGCCAGAAATATGTTTATTCGTGAGCTTAATTGGGATAGATTAAAAGATTTCGAACCAGATTTTACAGTGATTAATCTTCCACGTTTTCATGCAATACCAGAGCAGGATGGTACCAATTCTGAGACGTTTATTATCATAAATTTTGAAAAAAAAGTGGTTCTGATAGGTGGTACAAGCTATGCCGGTGAGATTAAAAAATCTATATTTACCGTGATGAATTATCTTTTGCCCAAAAAAGGTGTCTTATCGATGCATTGCTCCGCAAACGTTGGCAAGAAAGGGGATGTGGCTCTTTTCTTCGGTCTTTCAGGCACCGGCAAAACAACACTTTCCACAGATCCTGAAAGGGCCTTAGTGGGGGATGATGAGCATGGATGGAGTGATAATTCGATATTTAATATCGAAGGTGGTTGTTATGCAAAGGTGATAAAACTATCCAAAGAATCAGAGCCGGATATCTATGAGTGTACGAGAAAATTTGGAACTATTCTTGAAAATGTGGCTATTGATGTGATTACGAGAAGGATAGATCTAAATGATGATTCATTGACTGAAAATACGAGAGCTTCATACCCCATAACTCACCTTCCGAATATCATCAGTAATGGTATAGCTGGCATTCCGTCAAATATTATATTTTTGACGTATGATGCTTTTGGTGTTTTACCACCTGTGGCAAAGCTTGATAAGAATCAGGCGATGTACCATTTCATTTCAGGGTACACGGCAAGAGTTGCAGGTACAGAAAAAGGTGTGAAAGAACCAAAAGCTGTTTTTAGTGCTTGTTTTGGTGCACCATTTATGGTTCATCACCCATCTTTTTACGCAAAGATTTTAGGGGAGAAGATATCAAAACACAATGTGAACTGCTGGCTTGTGAATACCGGGCTTACCGGAGGGCCATATGGGGTTGGAAAGAGATTTTCTATTGAATATACCAGAAGAATTATAAAAGCTATTCTGGATAATGAGCTTGATAATATACAATTTAATGAAGATAAAGTTTTCGGTTTTTATATTCCATCCATGATTCCAGAGTTGCCAGCTGAAATTCTCAATCCAAGAAATTCCTGGAGTGATAAGGAAAAATACGATGAGATATTAAATAAGCTTGCGATAAGTTTCACCGATAATTTTAAACAGTATTCTGATAAGGTTGATGCAGAGATTTTAAAAGGTGGACCACGGGTTTCTTAA